In Zea mays cultivar B73 chromosome 7, Zm-B73-REFERENCE-NAM-5.0, whole genome shotgun sequence, the following proteins share a genomic window:
- the LOC100283974 gene encoding 40S ribosomal protein S2-like, with amino-acid sequence MAERGGERGGERGGERGGFGRGFGRGGRGDRGGRRGGRRGGRQQEEEKWVPVTKLGRLVKENRINKIEEIYLHSLPVKEHQIVETLVPGLKDEVMKITPVQKQTRAGQRTRFKAFVVVGDGDGHVGLGVKCAKEVATAIRGAIILAKLSVVPVRRGYWGNKIGQPHTVPCKVTGKCGSVTVRMVPAPRGSGIVAARVPKKVLQFAGIEDVFTSSRGSTKTLGNFVKATFDCLMKTYGFLTPEFWAETKYAKTPFQEFTDLLAKPTKGLLIEAPTETVEA; translated from the exons ATGGCGGAGCGAGGCGGCGAGCGTGGCGGAGAACGCGGCGGCGAGCGTGGCGGTTTTGGCCGCGGGTTCGGTCGCGGCGGGCGCGGCGACCGTGGTGGTCGCCGTGGTggccggcgcggcggccgccaGCAGGAGGAGGAGAAGTGGGTGCCCGTCACCAAGCTCGGGCGCCTCGTGAAGGAGAACCGGATCAACAAGATTGAGGAGATCTACCTGCACTCGCTGCCGGTCAAGGAGCACCAGATCGTGGAGACCCTCGTCCCGGGGCTCAAGGACGAGGTGATGAAGATCACGCCCGTCCAGAAGCAGACCCGCGCCGGGCAGCGCACGCGTTTCAAGgccttcgtcgtcgtcggcgacggggacggccACGTCGGGCTCGGCGTCAAGTGCGCCAAGGAGGTCGCCACCGCCATCCGTGGCGCCATCATCCTGGCCAAGCTCTCGGTCGTGCCCGTCAGGAGGGGCTACTGGGGAAACAAGATCGGCCAGCCGCACACTGTGCCCTGCAAGGTCACCGGCAAGTGCGGGTCCGTCACCGTGCGCATGGTGCCGGCGCCCAGGGGGTCCGGGATTGTCGCTGCCCGCGTGCCCAAGAAGGTCCTCCAGTTCGCCGGCATTGAAGATGTCTTTACCTCGTCCCGTGGCTCCACCAAGACACTCGGTAACTTCGTCAAG GCAACCTTTGATTGTCTGATGAAGACCTACGGCTTCCTCACTCCTGAGTTCTGGGCCGAGACCAAGTATGCCAAGACCCCGTTCCAGGAGTTCACCGACCTCTTGGCTAAGCCGACAAAGGGTCTTCTGATCGAGGCTCCCACCGAGACAGTGGAAGCTTGA